The genomic stretch CGTTTACGAGGTCCCCATCGGACGTCGTACGTAGGGTGATCCGCACGACCGTCGGCTCGACCTCTTCGGGGACTCAGATGACTTCTTTACTCACGCAGTTCAAACTCGACCTCTCCCGCTGGTACGTGCGCTACGTCCCCGGCACGCTCGGCAAGGCCGGCATTGTGAACGGCTTCCTCAATTCCGAGCTGCGTGACCATCCGCGTATCCGCCGGGCCCGTGCGCGCTTCGGCGCGACGTTCGTGACCGACACCCAGGACCTGATCCAGCGGTACATCTACCTTTTCGGGGTGTGGGAACCGCATCTGACGCGTTGGCTGCAGCGTCGGCTCCGGCCTGGCGACGTCTTCGTGGATGTGGGCGCGAACATCGGCTATTACAGCCTGCTCGCCTCGCGGTTGGTCGGGGATATGGGGGCTGTGGTTGCTCTTGAAGCGTCCCCTGACTTCCACCGGGTGCTGCTCAAGCAGGCGGCGATCAACGGGTGCGGCAACGTGCGTGCGGTGAACACCGCGATCTCCGACCGGGACGAGATGCTCACGTTCGTCCTCGCGAGCTCCCACAACATGGGGGCGAACAGCATCGTGCCGTATGCCGGCGAGGCCGAGTCCACCTTCGAAGTGGCTGCTCAGCCGCTGTCGGACGTCCTCAGCTCTGGGGAGATTGCCCGAGCGAGGGTGATCAAGGTTGATGTGGAGGGAGCTGAAGGCGCTGTCGTCCGAGGGCTGGTTCCGTTGCTCGACCAGCTTCGGCCCGACGTCGAGCTGGCGATCGAGGTGACTCCGCAGCGGATGCTTGAACTGGGGGATTCGGCCGACGAACTGCTGGGCGCGCTGAGGGCGAACGGATTCCACATGTACCGCCTTCAGAACGACTACGCCGCCGGACGCTACCCAGCAGCCTTGCGCCACGGATCAGAGGTTCCGATTCGGTGGCGGGAGCCGATCACCGAGGAGAGCGAGTTGCTCTTCTCCCGCGTTGACGCTGAATACTTGCCGTAGTTTCGAGGCGTATAGCCGCTCCGATGGCCGCCCCAGCACATCATCTACCCGACTTCACCAAGGCTTCAGCCGAAGGGCGTCGCGAGTGCCTTGCCCTCAGCGTGTGTCACACCGGACAAGGACTGCGCCGGCGGTGAGAGCACAGGCGAGCTCGGAGAGGTGGGCTGCGGGCCTCCTTCGGACAGAGTGTGGTCAGGCTCGTCGAACGTCACGCTGTTCAGCAATGCCACGATGTCGGAACAGTATGCGTCCCAATGGTCCTCGCACGGTGTTGTGAGGTTGAAGGAGACGAGACACTGCTCCTGAGTCTCCACGCCCTCTGGTACGGGCAAGTGCACCTGCATATCCGCCATCGGCAGGTTCAGCTCTTCCCCCGATGCGGAGGTGTCAGCGGGGATTACGAAGCCGTTTACGCCAGTCAGCACCGCAGCGGGACCGACAGGGGTATCGAGTACGGTTCCGGCCCAGGAGTCTCCTCGTGCGGCGACCAGGGAGCGCACCATACCGCCTGCCGCCACTGCCGCATATCCGAATGTGAAGGGCGTTACCGTAACAAGCAAGGTGCCGAGCGACAGTTCGCCTTCGTAGGGGCGCAAGCAGGTCCCGGCATACAGCGTCCCGGACTCTTCGAGCGCCTGGGACACCTTCTGCAGGTTACTCACATTGTTTTCGTAGCTACGGGCCTCGCTTCGTGAGCTTCCCGTGACACGCGCGACCTCAGTTCCTGTCGCGCTTCTTCGGCAGTCATCCCTATAGGAATCTCCGTAAAGCCCGCAGGTGCGATGAATTCCAACTCTAGTTTCCCTTCTGGTCATGGTGCGGGCTCGCAGAAGGGGAAGGAGGCGGAACGGGGAACTGGGCTGCCTGCTGACGACGGAAACGCTCAAGCAGTCGCAGATTCGCTTGGTGCCAGCTCCTCGTGTAGCGCGGGCCGAGGGCGGCTCCGGGCCAGGCACAGAAGTCCGAGGAGGCAAGAGATGACTGCGGCTGGCACCGTCTCACGAACGGCCCGCGCCAGTGCGAAGAGCCCCACAGCGACGACGCAGCACACGCTGACCAACTGAGCCGGGTGCCATCTCTCGTAGGCTTGGGCTTGCCTCTACGCACGCACGGCGCGTTCCGGATGGATCAGTGGCGGGTCGGTAGCCGACGGTACGTGAGGATCCGTGCCTGACCAAGGCTGGGTAACGGCGCTCCACGAGCCGGCCGCACGCACGCGCTCTGCGGTCGCTTGGGCACGTTGTCAGGCTGACGGGCTGTCGTCACGCCTGAAGTGCAGGCGGCGCTGCCCTCGTCCGTAAGGCTCATCGGTACTGAGCGAATAGCCCAACTCCGCGCCGATCCAGGCAACCCGGTCCGCGCGCATCGCCCCGTACCCGGTGAGGACGACTTCGACAGTCGGGCTTCCGTCAAATTTTGCCGCTACTGTCTCGTCATTCCGGGTGAGATGGGCGCCGCCGTCAAGGGCCAAGAGGGCATTGCGCAACCACCAGCCTGACCCCAGGCAAAGTCAAATGGCCACCGCGACATTGGCATGTCGTGTCGACATCAGGACGTGGCGAAGCGGGATAACGTGGAGCGGCTGTTGAGGGATGAGCTTCACCCCCAACAGCCGCTCCACGGTCGTAACTATGCGGTTCAGTACCGCCAATCGCTCATCCCCGCCAGAACCCGGGCCCGAGCCTCCACAACCGCGAACCGTGCCTCCCGCTCCCCCTCATGAACGTGAGCCGCCTGGTTAGTCGCTTGCCCAGGCCACTTTCGGTACAGCAGCCCCGTCTCGGCGGAGAAGTACCCGCGGCTGACCGCATTCAGAGCCATCAGCAGGCCCGTGTCCTCGCTCGCCGGCAGGGCCATCCAGCCGCCCAGCGCCAGGAGCAGGTCGCGGCGCACGAAGAGGGTCGCCGGGTGGACCTGGGCGCGGTAGTTGTGGGCCTTCCAGTGTTGGAGGACGGCGCCGCGTTCGATCGGGCCCTCGGGCGGGTCCTGGTCGAAGCCGACGGTGGAGCCGTCGGGGAGGAGGTCCAGTACGCGGGAGGTGGCCCAGCCGAGGGAGGAGTCGGATGCGAGGGCCTGGAGGTCGCGTGCCAGGGCGCCCGGGGTCAGCATGTCGTCGGCGTCGAGCACCTTGACGTACTCGCCCTCGGCGCGTGACAGGCCCAGTGTGCGTGCGATCGCGGCGCGGCCCTGTCGGCCCTGGCCGAAGGAGATGCGCGGGTCGTCGGGCAGGTGGGGCGTTACGCCGTCGGTCTCGCCGTCTTCCTGGATCACCCACTGCCAGTCCCAGCCGTCCGGCAGCTGCTGCTCGGTGAGCGACTTGTACGCGTCGGCCAGGAACTTGGCGGCCGGCGGGTGGACGGCTGTGATCACCGTGATGAGGTTCGTCATCGTCACCACCGGTCCAGACGGGTCGTGAAGACCAGCTCGGTGCGGTCACCGGGTCTGATCACGTCGGAGACGTCCACCACCCGTCCCTCGGTGTCGATGGAGATCTTGCGGAGCACGATCACGGAGACGCCCTTCTGGAGGCCGAGTTCCTCGGCCTCCTCTGATGTCGGAGGCCGGGCCATTATCCGCTCGACGATGTGGTCGAGCTCGTTGCCGACGGTGTACAGCCGGCTCTGCGTGCCACCCGGCCACGGCCACTCCTCAAGAGCGCTGGGCTCGATGGGAACCGCGGCCGATGCCCCGGTCGCCACCCGCGCCGTCGAGATGCCCAAGGTGCAGCGCCTGACCTCGGACGTCGTCCTCCGGGCACTGGCCTCCCTTCGACCAGGACCTCGCGGCCGAGGCCACCCGACGTCCAACCGGATACGCGGTCTGCTCACCCAGTTCCACCCCGGCCCGGAACGCGTCATGGCCCCCGCCTGGACCACCAGGCCGTCACCTGGCTGCTGGAACGCCACGGCTGCCCGGCCGCACTGCGCAAAGCCGGCCGCCGCAGACTCCTCGAACCGATCCGGCCCAAGGCCCCAGGCATGGCCGCCCGGCTCATCGACGACGTCTTCGACGCACTCGACGAACAGACCGACGTCGTACCGGACACCGCCACCCTCGACCTCGTCATCCCCACCCCGGCCGCATCCCTGGCCACCGTCCACACCCAGCGCCGGGCCCTGGAAGCCCAGATCAACACCGTGCTGCAGGCCCGCCCTCTTTCCCCGGTCCTGGCGTCGATGCCCGGCGTCGGCGTCAGGACCGCCACCGTCCTGCTGGTCACCGTCGGCGACGGCACCAGCTTCCCCACCGCCGCCCACCTCGCCTCCTACGCCGGCCTCGCCCCGACCACGAAGTCGTCCGGGACCTCCATTCACGGCGAACACGCACCCCGAGGCGGAAATCGGCAGCTCAAACGCGCCATGTTCCTCTCCGCCTTCGCCTGCATGAACGCCGATCCGGACTCCCGCACCTACTACGACCGCCAGCGAGCCCGCGGCAAGTCCCACCCCCAGGACCTCCTCCGCCTAGCCCGCCATCGCATCAGCGTCCTGTTCGCCATGCTCCGAAACGGCACCTTCTACGAACCCCGCGCCCCGAGGACATCGAACTCGCCGCATGACCCCGGCAAACCAAATCACCCCGAACCAAACCCGGGCACCTTGACGAAAGGCATAGAGGCACCCCCAAGCTTTCGTTTCGCTCGGGCGGGGAGGCCCCCTTCGCCACACCTCGTTGGCCCCGCTTCTCGCATCTGCCCATCAGCTCGCGGGCTCGCGGTCGACGTCCGTGAGCTGATCGACAGTCCAGTGCTTGTGTCAACATCTCGGCCTGGCCTGTAGGACCGGCTCGCTGATTCCCCGCCCAGGGCAGGGTGACCGCAGACCACTCTTCAGCACCCCAAACACTATGTACCTCCATAAGCAATGAATGACCTCCTGAGCCCCGGAGTGCGACAAGGTTCTCCAGCCACCCCCCGCTACTCAGTGACTGACTTCTGGTTGCCACCTTCCGGTAGGCGTGCATTATCCTTGACGGCGTGCATAGTTCTGATCAATTACCTTGAGGGGTGAATGATCGGCACCTGGACGGGGGCGCGAATGACTGGCAGGCTTGCGGCCGGAATTAGTAGTCTTGCAGCCAGGCTACGCGGCTACAGCGCACGGCTGATCCGCGTGCACAGCCTTAGAGCGCGACTGAACGGCACGAATATCGCCTTGCTTGCCGCGATTGCCGGCGCATTGATCGGCCTACTGCAATGGCAGTTTCCCAAGTCGACGAACGAGCTAGCTCCAGGCAGTCCATCAACCTCGAACACTTCCTCTGCCTCCAATGAGCGCGCAAGCACCCAGAATAGGCACTCAAGGTACCTGAAAATCGACTTGTTGCGGGCGGGGGACTGCGTAAAGGATCCCGACATTCGAGACACCGACAAGGCGTGGCCGGGAGTTTCCGAAGTGGTGCCATGTGAGACAGAGCATGACGGCGAGGTGTTCTACCGTGGGACTCTCGGGAAGACTGACGGGAAGTATCCCGGATACGAAGTTTTCAATGCGCAGGTTCGCAGCTCGTGCGAAAAAGAATTCCAGAAGTACATTGGCATCGCCTATCGCGAATCAAGCTTGGATTACACCTACGTCGCTCCAGACGTCGAACAATGGAACCAAGGGGATCGAAACATCCTTTGTGCAGCCTATCAACCCAACGACACCCTTTCGTGGAGCGTGCGGCGGTCTCACCGCTGAAAGTGGCCATTGATGCTGCTATGCGGTGAAGAGACGCCAGATCTGGGCAGCACTTTGCAGCACTTTCGAGAGCAGTATCCCCGGCAGCGATAAGGCCGACGACTCCTCGCTGGGGTTCTACGAGGACAAGGTCAGCGACGCGATTGAGCAGCTTCTCGCCGAGGACGCCACGGGCTGGGTGGTGTTCCTGCGCAAGGGCGATGTGCCCGGCAACCGGTCCATGGACGTCTTCCCCATCCGGATCGGCTCCCGGTCGCCGAACTACTCGACCGACAACGAGGCCGCGAAGTTCACCGTGTCGTTCTCGATCACGGAGAAGCCGACGCAGTACGCCGAGACTCCGGCCGCTGATACCCCGCCGCCGAAGTTCGACAAGTAACCCGGCCCCTCCCCGCTTCCGGCCGGGTACGCACACATCGGCGTCCCACCACCTCCTCGGCGTCAGCCCGCGGCCCGGCCGGGCCCCGTTCTCCTGGAGCCCTCCATGCCTGGGGCACCTCCCCTCTCCCACTGCCCCGCCCGCTGAGGTGATTGCCCGTGACGCGCACTGGGCGCGCAAGCTCGCCCGGCTCCGCGCCCGGCAGCTTCCCGAGTACACACTGCGGCTGTGTGACGACATGGCCGCGAAGAAACGTTTCGACCAAGCGAAACTGGAGGCCGCGCGGCTGCGCATGGCCGACGCCGATACGGGCGCCGACCCGGCCGAGGTTGAGCGCGCCGAGGTGGAGCTGAAGGAGGCGAAGGCCGCGTACGAGGCGGCGTCGCTGTCGCTGGCGTTCAGGGCGCTGCCGCGTCCGGTGCTGGACGGGCTGATCCAGTGCTGCCCGCCGACGGAGGAGCAGGCGGAGGACGGGGATGCCTGAAATCCCGAGACGTTCCCCGCCGTTCTGGTCGCCGCTGCCCACATCGAGCGGGACGAGTCAGGTGCGGCGGTCGGGGGCCTCTCCGAACAGGACGCCCAGGATCTGCTGGACGTGTGGCCGGCGAGTGAGACGAACGCGCTGTTCGCGGCGGCGTGGCGGGCCCAGCAGATCAGCCGGGCCAGTACGGAGGAGCTGGGAAAAGACTGATCGCGGACGCGCAGCTTAGGGCGGAGCTGGAACTGTGCGACCGCTACCGCACTCCCACTCTCTCTTTCCCGGCGCCGGGGACGGCCGCTGGTCCCAGACGGATCGGGCCAAGGCGCTGGCGTTCGAGGCGTACCGGCGCAGCGTGTGTGAGCAGTGCGGCACGCGGGCCGCGGAGTGGGACGAGGATCAGGGCAGTGACCGGTAGGCGTACGTGGGCACCACGGTGCGGTGCGTGGGCTGCGAGCTGATCGCCACGGAGCAGGACCAGGTGCCGGGCGGCCCCGACGGCTACGGGATGCGTATCGGTCTGATGCCGCGCGAACAGCACCACCGGCAGTAGCAGTACACCTTGGGGCGTTGGGGCGCCGCCAAAGGTGAAGGGCAGGGCGCGGGGAGTTAGGGCGCCGCCCGGTGTCGGACTACACGCTCAGGGTGCAGATGCGCGTTGATGCGGCACGTCTGCTCTCGCAGGTGCGCCAGGCGTCCCGCGCGATGCGGGACCTGCGGCGCGACACCGACGCCCTGCGCAGCGGCCTGAACATCATCGACCGCACGCCCATCACCTATAGCGCCGACGAATACGCCCCCGGATCAAGTAGCAGCAGAAAGCCCCAGGTCACCACCGGTGACCTGGGACCTTCTCTCTCCGAGCCCCCTGTCGGATTCGAACCGACGACCTACGCTTTACAAGAGCGTTGCTCTGACCAGCTGAGCTAAGGAGGCGTGCCTGGTGAAGTGTACCCAGGCTCGCAGCCTACCTGGCGCCGCTATTTCGTGACCCGCGGGCTACTGACACCGGGCGTCGGCGCGGGTACCGTCACGGTCAGTCCTCAGCAGTGGACTACACCACTCCTTTTACTCGGATCGTCCGGCACGTTCCTGCCGGTGAAGGGACACACCATGGCTACGGTCACGTATGACCAGGCAACCCGGATCTACCCGGGTTCCGAGAAGCCCGCCGTCGACAAACTGGACATCGAGATCGAGGACGGCGAGTTCCTCGTCCTGGTCGGGCCGTCCGGATGCGGGAAGTCGACCTCGCTGCGGATGCTGGCGGGGCTGGAGGACGTCAACGACGGTGCGATCCGTATCGGGGACCGGGACGTCACGCACCTGCCGCCGAAGGACCGGGACATCGCCATGGTGTTCCAGAACTACGCGCTCTACCCGCACATGACCGTCGCCGACAACATGGGCTTCGCGCTCAAGATCGCCGGCGTCAACAAGGCGGAGATCCGGCAGAAGGTCGAGGACGCGGCGAAGATCCTGGACCTGACCGAGTACCTGGGGCGCAAGCCGAAGGCGCTCTCCGGTGGTCAGCGCCAGCGGGTGGCCATGGGCCGCGCCATCGTGCGGGAGCCGCAGGTGTTCCTCATGGACGAGCCGCTGTCCAACCTGGACGCGAAGCTGCGCGTACAGACGCGTACGCAGATCGCCGGCCTGCAGCGACGCCTCGGGATCACCACCGTGTACGTCACCCACGACCAGGTCGAGGCCATGACGATGGGCGACCGGGTGGCCGTCCTGAAGGACGGGCTGCTCCAGCAGGTCGACTCGCCGCGCAACATGTACGACCGGCCCAGCAACCTCTTCGTCGCGGGCTTCATCGGGTCGCCGGCGATGAACCTCGTCGAGGTGCCGATCACGGACGGCGGTGTGAAGTTCGGCAACAGCGTCGTGCCGGTCAGCCGGGAGGCGCTGGCCGCCGCGGCCGACAAGGGGGACCGTACGGTCACCGTCGGCGTCCGCCCCGAGCACTTCGACATCGTGGAGCAGAACGGCAGCGCCGCCAAGTCGCTCTCCAAGGAGGCCGCGGACGCTCCGGCGGGCCTCGCCGTCACCGTCAACGTCGTCGAGGAACTGGGCGCCGACGGGTACGTGTACGGGTCGGCGGTCGTCGGTGACGAGCACAAGGACCTGGTCGTACGTGTCAACGGGCGGCAGGTTCCGGAGAAGGGCACTGAGCTGCACGTCGTGCCGCGTCCCGGTGAGACGCATGTCTTCTCCACGTCGACGGGCGAGCGGCTGAGCGACTGAGAGGCTGAGAGGCTGGGTGACGGGGCGGCTGGGTGACGGGGCGGCTGGGCGGCTGGGCGGCTGGGCGGCTGGGCGGCTGGGCGGCTGGGCGGCTGGGCGGCTGGGCGGCTGGGCGGCTGGGCGGCTGGGCGGCTGGGCGGCTGGACAATGTCGCTGATCGGCTGAGCCGCGGTCGCTGAGGCTCAGCTCCCGCCGAGTGGCCGAGCAGGTGGGTAGGTGAGCGGTCGGCCGGCAGGGATCAGCGCCCGGCATTCCGCAACGGGAAGCCGGTGTCCGCCCCCTCCCCAGCACCCGAATGCCGACGCCTGGAATCCAGCGTCCGAGCAGTGCCTCACAGCGATTCACACGGCGGTGTCGGCCCTTCGGGGCCGCCACCGCCGTTTCGCGTCCGGAGCGCGGCCCGCCCTTGCCCCCCTTGTCGACAAATACCCCGGCACAGCCGTCATTTCGAGCCTGTACGTCAACACCGCGCACCTTCCGAGAGCGAAAATATCGCTCGATTCGGTGACTAAATGTCGCCAAATCATCACTACTCGCTACCATCGCCCCGTGAACTCCGCAGCCCGCCGTATCGGCCGAACCCTCGCCCTCGTCCTTCCCGTCGTCCTCGTCCTGTCCGGGACGCTCGCTGTCACCCGCGTTCCGTGGGCGTCGCCCGGGACGGACTCGCAGATGCTGACCGCGTCCTCCGAGAACGCCTCCACCAAGGCCGGTTCCCGGGCGCCACAGGACGTGCTCCGCGACCGGCTCCTGGTGGAACTCCAGGACAAGAACCCCGGCGTCGCCCTGACCCACCTCCAGGAGGAGACCACCAAGCGGCCCTCGCTGGCCAAGCACTGCATGGCCATCGCGCGCGCCCTGGGCCGTGCCGCGGTCGCCAAGTACGGCGGTGCCACGCACCGTGCGCAGGCCTGGTCCCGGCCGGTCTGCGATACGTCGTTCGCCACCGGCGTCGCCTCTGTCCAGTGACCCCGGCTCGCACCGCATAGGGTGCGAACCATGACAGCCCCGTACCCGCACCCCACGCAGGCCGTGGTCCTGGCCGGAGGCCAGGGTTCGCGACTTCGCCCGTACACCGACGACCGTCCCAAGCCGATGGTCGAGATCCCCGGCACCGGGACCCCGATCATCGGCCACCAGCTCGCCTGGCTGGCCTCCGAGGGCGTCACGGACGCGGTCGTCTCCTGCGGCCACTTGGCCGAAGTGCTCCAGGACTGGCTGTCCCAGGCACAACTTCCCCTGAGTGTGACGACCGTTGTCGAGACCGAGCCGCTCGGTCGCGGTGGCGGTCTGAAGTACGCCGCCGCCTCGCTGCCCCGCCCGGAAGAGCCCTGGTACGCGACCAACGGCGACATCTGGACCCGCTTCTCCCTGCGCGAGATGGCGGACTTCCACCATGAGCGCGGCGCGGACGCCACCCTCGCGCTGGCCCGGCCGCGCATCCCCTGGGGCGTCGTGGAAACCGACGAGTTCGGCCATGTCCTCGACTTCATCGAGGCGCCGCCCTCCCCCTACCTGATCAACGCTGGTGTGTACGTCTTCTCCGCCGCCTTCACCGGGCTGCTGCCCGCGCGCGGGGACCATGAGCGCACCACGTTCCCCCGCCTGGCCCGCGAACGGCGGCTGGCGGGCTTCCCACTGCCGCACGGGGCGTACTGGCGGGCCATCGACACGGCCAAGGACCTGACCGAGGCGGCCAAGGAGTTGGGCGCGCAGGGGTGCTGAGCGCCTGCTCGGGTGCCGGTGCCGGTTCCGGTGTCGGTGTCGGTGTCGGTGTCGGTGTCGGTGTCGAGTACGGATGCCCCATCTCTGCCGGCTCGTGTACGTACAGCCGTACAGCTATGCCTGCGCCGCCGTAAGCCTGGCCCCGCGCCGCCGTACGCCTGGCCCCGCGCCAGGCAGGTGCGCTTCCCCGGCCCCCAGGGACCTCTGCCCTACAGCACGCCCCCTGCGGGCCCTACAGCGCGCGCCCCCGCAGCACAACGATCCGCCCCCATAGCCATTGCCATGGAGGCGGTTCGTCACGTGCAGTTCGGTTAAGGCCTGGCTCCCGTAAGGCGCCGCACAGCGCCCCAGGCCCGCTCTACCCCAGCAGCCCGCCCAGCGTGCTGCCTCGCCCCCTGCCGGTGCTGGAGCTGGTCGAACCACCCTCGCTCGTGCCTCCGTTGGCCCCACCGGCGGTGCCGCCGACGGAGGGCGCCTGGGGGGTCGTCGCCGGGGCCCGTGTCGGTACGGACTGTCGCGGCGGCGTGCCGTTGGGCGTACGGCCGGGCTGCTGTGCCGATCCGGTGACGCTGCCGGTGGCCCGTGCCGTGCCGGGTGCCGAGGCCGACGG from Streptomyces albofaciens JCM 4342 encodes the following:
- a CDS encoding FkbM family methyltransferase codes for the protein MTSLLTQFKLDLSRWYVRYVPGTLGKAGIVNGFLNSELRDHPRIRRARARFGATFVTDTQDLIQRYIYLFGVWEPHLTRWLQRRLRPGDVFVDVGANIGYYSLLASRLVGDMGAVVALEASPDFHRVLLKQAAINGCGNVRAVNTAISDRDEMLTFVLASSHNMGANSIVPYAGEAESTFEVAAQPLSDVLSSGEIARARVIKVDVEGAEGAVVRGLVPLLDQLRPDVELAIEVTPQRMLELGDSADELLGALRANGFHMYRLQNDYAAGRYPAALRHGSEVPIRWREPITEESELLFSRVDAEYLP
- a CDS encoding glycosyltransferase family 2 protein, producing MTNLITVITAVHPPAAKFLADAYKSLTEQQLPDGWDWQWVIQEDGETDGVTPHLPDDPRISFGQGRQGRAAIARTLGLSRAEGEYVKVLDADDMLTPGALARDLQALASDSSLGWATSRVLDLLPDGSTVGFDQDPPEGPIERGAVLQHWKAHNYRAQVHPATLFVRRDLLLALGGWMALPASEDTGLLMALNAVSRGYFSAETGLLYRKWPGQATNQAAHVHEGEREARFAVVEARARVLAGMSDWRY
- a CDS encoding septum formation family protein codes for the protein MIGTWTGARMTGRLAAGISSLAARLRGYSARLIRVHSLRARLNGTNIALLAAIAGALIGLLQWQFPKSTNELAPGSPSTSNTSSASNERASTQNRHSRYLKIDLLRAGDCVKDPDIRDTDKAWPGVSEVVPCETEHDGEVFYRGTLGKTDGKYPGYEVFNAQVRSSCEKEFQKYIGIAYRESSLDYTYVAPDVEQWNQGDRNILCAAYQPNDTLSWSVRRSHR
- a CDS encoding ABC transporter ATP-binding protein — encoded protein: MATVTYDQATRIYPGSEKPAVDKLDIEIEDGEFLVLVGPSGCGKSTSLRMLAGLEDVNDGAIRIGDRDVTHLPPKDRDIAMVFQNYALYPHMTVADNMGFALKIAGVNKAEIRQKVEDAAKILDLTEYLGRKPKALSGGQRQRVAMGRAIVREPQVFLMDEPLSNLDAKLRVQTRTQIAGLQRRLGITTVYVTHDQVEAMTMGDRVAVLKDGLLQQVDSPRNMYDRPSNLFVAGFIGSPAMNLVEVPITDGGVKFGNSVVPVSREALAAAADKGDRTVTVGVRPEHFDIVEQNGSAAKSLSKEAADAPAGLAVTVNVVEELGADGYVYGSAVVGDEHKDLVVRVNGRQVPEKGTELHVVPRPGETHVFSTSTGERLSD
- a CDS encoding nucleotidyltransferase family protein, whose translation is MTAPYPHPTQAVVLAGGQGSRLRPYTDDRPKPMVEIPGTGTPIIGHQLAWLASEGVTDAVVSCGHLAEVLQDWLSQAQLPLSVTTVVETEPLGRGGGLKYAAASLPRPEEPWYATNGDIWTRFSLREMADFHHERGADATLALARPRIPWGVVETDEFGHVLDFIEAPPSPYLINAGVYVFSAAFTGLLPARGDHERTTFPRLARERRLAGFPLPHGAYWRAIDTAKDLTEAAKELGAQGC